A single genomic interval of Streptomyces sp. NBC_00663 harbors:
- a CDS encoding winged helix-turn-helix transcriptional regulator, which translates to MDWLAFSTENCSVQRTLDVVGEKWTLLIVRDAANGVRRFDEFRQHIGLSEAVLSDRLRKLTEAGILATVPYREPGSRSRNEYRLTRKGWDLWPVLVALRQWGETHTPDPAGPVLDMRHTDCGSPVRAVVECTGEHGALTPRDVTVKPGPGARLR; encoded by the coding sequence GTGGACTGGCTCGCATTCAGCACCGAGAACTGTTCCGTGCAGCGCACCCTCGACGTGGTCGGGGAGAAATGGACGCTGCTGATCGTGCGCGACGCCGCCAACGGCGTGCGCCGGTTCGACGAGTTCCGTCAGCACATCGGTCTGTCGGAAGCGGTCCTCAGCGACCGGCTGCGCAAGCTGACCGAGGCGGGCATCCTCGCGACCGTCCCCTACCGCGAGCCCGGCAGCCGCTCCCGCAACGAGTACCGGCTGACCCGCAAGGGCTGGGATCTGTGGCCGGTGCTGGTGGCCCTGCGCCAGTGGGGCGAGACGCACACCCCGGACCCGGCCGGACCGGTCCTGGACATGCGGCACACCGACTGCGGGTCACCTGTCCGAGCCGTCGTCGAATGCACCGGTGAGCACGGCGCGTTGACGCCCAGGGACGTGACGGTCAAGCCGGGGCCGGGGGCGAGGCTGAGGTGA
- a CDS encoding PaaI family thioesterase translates to MGRTRTYTWDDPLVTAGAVGRSSGLDFLRDVLHARLPAPPISATLDFTLDEVSEGRAVFSLVPGEEHYNPIGSVHGGVYATLLDSALGCAVQSTLPAGMGYTSLDLSVKFLKRVSVDTGPVRAIGTIVHRGRQTALAEATLVDAEDRVLAHATSSCMLFPLPPTPA, encoded by the coding sequence ATGGGACGCACACGTACTTACACATGGGACGACCCGCTGGTCACGGCCGGTGCCGTGGGCCGCTCGTCCGGCCTGGACTTCCTGCGCGACGTCCTGCACGCCCGGCTTCCGGCGCCGCCGATCTCGGCCACCCTCGACTTCACGCTCGACGAGGTGAGCGAGGGGCGCGCGGTCTTCTCGCTCGTTCCGGGCGAGGAGCACTACAACCCGATCGGCAGTGTGCACGGCGGCGTCTACGCCACCCTCCTGGACTCCGCGCTGGGCTGTGCCGTGCAGTCCACGCTGCCCGCCGGCATGGGCTACACCTCGCTCGACCTGAGCGTGAAGTTCCTCAAGCGGGTCTCGGTGGACACCGGGCCGGTGCGGGCCATCGGCACGATCGTCCACCGCGGGCGGCAGACGGCTCTCGCCGAGGCCACGCTGGTCGACGCCGAGGACCGTGTGCTGGCGCACGCGACCAGCTCGTGCATGCTCTTCCCGCTGCCGCCCACGCCCGCCTGA
- a CDS encoding MFS transporter: protein MPLALLALAVVAFGIGTTEFATMGLLPQIADGVGVSVPQAGNIVSAYALGVVVGAPVLTGLGARIPHKKLLLLLSGLFVIGNVASALAPNFGLLFAARFLAGLPHGALFGVGAVVASRLVASDRAARAVSKMFLGLTIANIVGVPAGTALGQQLGWRSAYVAVAVIGLVALVALAVFVPHQPRGQQSGVGRELRAMGNKQVMIGLATAVVGFGGFFAVYSYLVPMLTHLTGLSDSSTTLVLALYGVGMTLGTLVAGPLTDRALRPTLYAGLALLSAALVVFYFTIHSTVPALVTITFIGAMGALITTPVQMLLMAKAKDAPTMAAASNHSAFNLANAGGAWLGGLAISAGWGWASPALVGAALGAAGLGLAFMGGRMDRGGSRSEVITGAQPEQAAAAQSQSG from the coding sequence ATGCCACTGGCTCTCCTGGCCCTGGCTGTTGTCGCTTTCGGCATCGGTACGACGGAATTCGCCACGATGGGGCTGCTGCCCCAGATCGCGGACGGAGTCGGCGTCTCCGTGCCGCAAGCGGGCAACATCGTCTCCGCCTACGCGCTGGGTGTCGTCGTCGGTGCCCCCGTGCTGACGGGCCTCGGCGCGCGCATCCCTCACAAGAAGCTGCTGCTGCTCCTGTCCGGGCTGTTCGTCATCGGCAACGTCGCATCCGCGCTCGCCCCCAACTTCGGCCTGCTCTTCGCCGCCCGCTTCCTGGCCGGCCTGCCCCATGGGGCGCTGTTCGGCGTCGGCGCGGTCGTCGCCTCCCGCCTGGTCGCCTCCGACCGGGCCGCACGCGCGGTCTCCAAGATGTTTCTCGGGCTGACCATCGCCAACATCGTCGGCGTCCCGGCCGGAACGGCTTTGGGACAGCAGCTGGGCTGGCGGTCCGCCTATGTCGCGGTGGCCGTCATCGGCCTCGTCGCCCTGGTCGCGCTGGCCGTCTTCGTCCCCCATCAACCCCGGGGACAGCAGTCCGGCGTCGGCCGCGAGCTGCGGGCGATGGGCAACAAGCAGGTGATGATCGGCCTGGCCACGGCCGTCGTGGGATTCGGCGGATTCTTCGCCGTCTACAGCTACCTGGTGCCCATGCTGACGCACCTCACGGGTCTGTCCGACTCCTCGACCACACTGGTCCTCGCGCTCTACGGCGTCGGCATGACCCTGGGCACGCTGGTCGCGGGCCCGCTCACGGACCGCGCCCTGCGCCCGACGCTGTACGCGGGGCTCGCCCTGCTCTCCGCGGCGCTGGTGGTGTTCTACTTCACCATCCACAGCACCGTGCCCGCCCTGGTGACGATCACCTTCATCGGCGCGATGGGCGCTCTGATCACCACGCCCGTCCAGATGCTGCTCATGGCCAAGGCGAAGGACGCGCCCACCATGGCGGCGGCCTCCAACCACTCCGCCTTCAACCTCGCCAACGCGGGCGGCGCCTGGCTCGGCGGCCTCGCGATCTCCGCGGGCTGGGGCTGGGCCTCACCGGCCCTGGTCGGCGCGGCGCTGGGCGCGGCCGGACTGGGCCTTGCGTTCATGGGCGGCCGCATGGACCGGGGCGGCAGCCGCTCCGAGGTGATCACGGGCGCCCAGCCCGAGCAGGCCGCCGCCGCTCAGTCCCAGAGCGGATAG
- a CDS encoding calcium-binding protein yields MLTPHLRPVRRRHGERRRRSSAARAGTLAATVLALVLTLPGIAVAAPGGLDPTFSGDGKVLTSLADEDRANDVAVQSDGKIVSVGSSADYSLGESDFALTRHNPDGTPDAGFGGDGKVTTAVNNMDPGLQWSEAQALALQADGKIVVVGSSWRGYENCCWFTVARYNTDGTLDTGFGGGDGRVFTDFGAPDEARDVAVQPDGKIVAVGTGGGQVAVARYNADGTPDASFGGGDGQVSTDPAPESQEEGGDGRALALQPDGKIVVGGEVGTTRFDFVLLRYTASGALDTSFSGDGIERTDFGDYESVEGLAVQPDGKIVAAGGSGGRFALARYNPGGTLDTGFDGDGKVLTAGGSAADVKLQPGDGRIVIAGSNGSGGDFAVLRYNTDGSQDGGFGTAGVTTADFGGSDAAYGVALQPDGRIVAAGGGGPNSDFALARFQGGGSAPPPPTGVDLSVTKSGPTTASIGDRPAYTVRVTNNSTTTSATGVSLTDTLSGVAASVVSATTGSGTCTITATGATCALGTLTPGATATVTIAAEPRATGTLTDRATVSGGQSDPSTGNNTATATTTVNNARGCTRIGTSGNDTLTGTYGNDVICALGGDDTVNASYGNDTVLGGYGNDRLDGYFGDDTLNGGPGNDNLTGNYGADNLNTVDNVSGNDTADGGYNTDTCTTDTGDTRISCP; encoded by the coding sequence ATGCTCACACCTCATCTGCGACCGGTACGGCGGCGACACGGCGAGCGCCGCCGCCGGTCCTCGGCGGCCCGGGCCGGGACGCTGGCGGCGACCGTCCTGGCCCTTGTCCTGACCCTTCCCGGCATCGCGGTCGCGGCTCCGGGCGGCCTGGATCCCACCTTCAGCGGCGACGGCAAGGTGCTCACCAGCCTCGCCGACGAGGACCGCGCCAATGACGTGGCGGTGCAGTCCGACGGGAAGATCGTCTCGGTCGGCTCCTCCGCCGACTACTCGCTGGGCGAGAGCGACTTCGCGCTGACCCGCCACAACCCCGACGGCACCCCGGACGCCGGCTTCGGGGGCGACGGCAAGGTCACGACCGCCGTCAACAACATGGACCCCGGCCTCCAGTGGAGCGAGGCCCAGGCCCTGGCACTGCAAGCGGACGGCAAGATCGTCGTGGTGGGCAGCAGCTGGCGGGGGTACGAGAACTGCTGCTGGTTCACGGTGGCCCGGTACAACACCGACGGCACGCTGGACACAGGCTTCGGCGGCGGCGACGGCAGGGTGTTCACCGACTTCGGCGCCCCGGACGAGGCTCGGGACGTCGCGGTGCAGCCCGACGGCAAGATCGTGGCCGTCGGTACCGGCGGTGGCCAGGTGGCCGTGGCCCGCTACAACGCCGACGGCACCCCGGACGCGAGTTTCGGCGGCGGCGACGGCCAGGTGAGCACCGACCCGGCACCGGAGTCGCAGGAGGAGGGCGGCGACGGCCGCGCCCTGGCGCTCCAGCCCGACGGCAAGATCGTGGTCGGCGGTGAAGTCGGCACGACCCGCTTCGACTTCGTCCTCCTGCGCTACACGGCGAGCGGCGCCCTGGACACCAGCTTCAGCGGCGACGGCATCGAACGCACCGACTTCGGCGACTACGAGTCCGTGGAGGGGCTCGCGGTGCAGCCCGACGGCAAGATCGTGGCCGCCGGAGGCAGCGGCGGCCGGTTCGCCCTGGCCCGCTACAACCCGGGCGGCACCTTGGACACCGGCTTCGACGGCGACGGAAAGGTGCTCACCGCCGGTGGCAGCGCCGCGGACGTGAAGCTCCAGCCCGGCGACGGCCGGATCGTCATCGCCGGCAGCAACGGGTCCGGCGGCGACTTCGCCGTCCTGCGCTACAACACCGACGGCAGCCAGGACGGCGGCTTCGGCACCGCGGGCGTGACCACCGCCGACTTCGGCGGCAGCGACGCGGCCTACGGCGTGGCCCTCCAGCCGGACGGAAGGATCGTCGCCGCCGGAGGCGGCGGACCGAACAGCGACTTCGCCCTGGCCCGCTTCCAAGGTGGCGGCAGCGCCCCGCCGCCACCGACCGGCGTGGACCTGTCGGTGACCAAGTCCGGCCCCACCACGGCCAGTATCGGCGACCGCCCCGCCTACACGGTGCGCGTGACCAACAACAGCACCACGACCTCCGCCACCGGCGTCTCGCTGACCGACACCCTCAGCGGCGTCGCCGCCTCGGTCGTCTCCGCGACCACCGGCTCGGGCACCTGCACCATCACCGCCACCGGCGCCACCTGTGCCCTGGGCACCCTCACTCCCGGCGCCACGGCCACGGTGACGATCGCCGCCGAACCCCGCGCCACCGGCACCCTCACCGACCGGGCCACGGTCAGCGGTGGCCAGAGCGACCCGAGCACCGGCAACAACACCGCCACGGCGACGACCACCGTCAACAACGCCCGCGGCTGCACCCGCATCGGCACCAGCGGCAACGACACCCTCACCGGCACCTACGGCAACGACGTGATCTGCGCCCTCGGCGGCGACGACACCGTCAACGCGAGCTACGGCAACGACACCGTCCTGGGCGGCTACGGCAACGACCGCCTCGACGGCTACTTCGGCGACGACACCCTCAACGGGGGTCCCGGCAACGACAACCTGACGGGCAACTACGGCGCCGACAACCTCAACACCGTCGACAACGTCTCCGGCAACGACACCGCCGACGGCGGCTACAACACGGACACCTGCACGACGGACACGGGCGACACCCGCATCAGCTGCCCCTGA
- a CDS encoding UTP--glucose-1-phosphate uridylyltransferase, with the protein MSPTIRRAVIPAAGLGSRLLPLTKATPKEMLPVGDKPVIEHTVRELVDSGITDITIVVSGGKSLIQDHFRPNPALVEQLREDGKTAYAEAVEEVAELARRGHITYLDQYGPYGNGTPVLNAARSFGDEPVLVLWPDDVFVAEVPRAQQLIRAYEQTGCPVLALLPMDPGESQRYGVPMVKEDLGGGQLRITGLVEKPEPAAAPSSYAAIGGYVVTPGIIDELREQTRRWYEHRTGEIYLTDAINAYAATRAVYGQVIEGRWYDTGNPADYLVAQMAFALAHPEYGPLLRGLVTGLEDEPPRR; encoded by the coding sequence ATGTCCCCGACGATCCGCCGGGCTGTGATCCCGGCCGCCGGACTCGGTTCCCGGCTGCTGCCGCTGACGAAGGCGACGCCGAAGGAGATGCTCCCGGTCGGTGACAAGCCGGTCATCGAGCACACCGTGCGCGAGCTGGTGGACTCCGGCATCACCGACATCACCATCGTCGTCTCCGGCGGCAAGAGCCTCATCCAGGACCACTTCCGCCCCAACCCGGCCCTCGTCGAGCAGCTCCGCGAGGACGGCAAGACGGCGTACGCGGAGGCGGTGGAGGAGGTCGCGGAGCTGGCGCGCCGGGGCCACATCACCTACCTCGACCAGTACGGCCCCTACGGCAACGGCACCCCGGTGCTGAACGCCGCGCGGTCCTTCGGTGACGAGCCGGTGCTGGTGCTGTGGCCGGACGACGTCTTCGTGGCCGAGGTCCCCCGCGCCCAGCAGCTGATCCGCGCGTACGAGCAGACCGGCTGCCCGGTGCTGGCCCTGCTGCCGATGGATCCCGGCGAGTCGCAGCGCTACGGCGTGCCGATGGTCAAGGAGGACCTCGGCGGCGGCCAGCTGCGGATCACCGGGCTGGTCGAGAAGCCCGAGCCCGCCGCCGCCCCGTCCTCGTACGCGGCCATCGGCGGCTATGTCGTCACCCCCGGCATCATCGACGAACTGCGCGAGCAGACCCGCCGCTGGTACGAGCACCGGACCGGCGAGATCTATCTGACCGACGCCATCAACGCCTACGCCGCCACCCGGGCCGTGTACGGACAGGTCATCGAGGGCCGCTGGTACGACACCGGCAACCCGGCCGACTACCTGGTCGCCCAGATGGCGTTCGCCCTCGCCCACCCGGAGTACGGACCACTGCTGCGCGGCCTGGTCACCGGCCTGGAGGACGAGCCTCCACGACGGTGA